A stretch of DNA from Clostridium sp. JN-9:
AATGAATTATGTTATCTTCCAGTAAATCCCCTTATATTTACCGTGCATAATTATGGTACAATATCCAAGTAAAGTTCATTAACCGTGGAAGGGTGGCTGCGGAGGTTTTGAACGTTTTATCTCCCTAGGACTATTGGTGGTATTTCATCATAGTTAGGGGGTGGTATTGGATATGCTAGAGTTGATTATAAAAAGTTTTACTACTATATGTATTATAAAAATAGTTTTAAATCATTGTCTTTTTATATCTAAATTAACTATCAAGATTAAATTTCTTGGTATTCATATAGAACTTAATGGCAAAGAGAAAAAGCACCCATCCCACAATGATTAGTGCTTTAATCTCTCAAATTTAACTATTAAATTTATCCAATAGCCCTAAAACAAAATAAATGTTCTAAGGATTGCTTAGTGTTAGCGCACTAGGCTCTTCTTATTTATATTATATCAAATTCTTATAAAAAATAAACCTATATTTTTTTGTTCCATTTAAAAATTTTAATCTCAAATTTTTTATAAACTTTAGTATTATTCTAACAAAGATTTTATCCTGGAATCATTTTTCACGAAATCAAGAGTTTTATCTTTTTTAATTGCCCCTTTTACTAATCTTTCATATTTATCTTTACTAATACTATGAGTCACATTAAATTTCATATGCTTATATAGTTTTGACTTCATGGCATCATCCATGCTACTTGCTTCATTTACCATATTTATAATCATTTCTATAGTTTTTTCTTTATCCTGTTTTTCTTTTGCTAAAGATAAATCTAATTGATATTTATGGTATGCCCCAAAATCAAATACCTCAATAACCTTTTTAGCACACTTTATGTATTCTTCTGCTTCACTAAATTTCTTTTCTTTATATAACAGATTTATTATAAAGGATAAAACAGCAAATGTTTCATGAGCATTTTTCCATAAATTTTCTTCATAAATACCATAAGCCTCATCAATTTTTCCGCTGCTTTCAAGTAATAATGTCTGTTGAATTTTTTTATTCACCTCAACTTCTGGAATTTTATCTAATACTTCCTGAGCTTTTTCATACTCTTTTTTCGCCCTATACATTGCTGATAATTCTAATTTTGCCATAGAAGCTGTCTTTTCTTTATTGCTTGCTGCTACAAGTTCAAGCCAAGCAATTATTTTTCTTTCATATTTATCTTTTCCCTCAATTTGAGGCTCTAATAAATATATTCTTAATACTACTGATATCCAATATATCAACTCATCGCAACTTGGATATTGTTTAATTAAATCACTGGCCTTTTCAAAAGTTAAAAACCTCACTTATTTATGGTACGGTTTTCCGTAACTACTATAAGTGAGGCTTTTCCATTTTATTCTTGTGTATATATCCTACATAATTATGGTATAATTCTAAAGTACAATATAGAAAATCCGTAGTAGGGTGGCTGCGGAGGTTTTAGACGTTTTATCCTCCTGGGCTATTGGTGAATATTTCATCATAGCTAGGGGGTGGTATTGGATATGCTAGAATTAATTATAAAAAGCCTTGTTGCTATTTATATAATTAGATTAGTTTTAAAACATAATCTTTTCATTCATTATTTAAAGATTTCAGTAAAGTTTATTGGTCTTGATATTGAAATTAGAAGCAAACAAAAAGATGCTCCATCCAACAAAGATTAGCATCATTTTTGTTAACATACTTGTTTAAATCCAATAGCCCTAAAACAAAATAAACGTTCTAAGGATTGCTTAGTGTTCCATCACTAAGCTTTTCTTATTTATATTATATCAAATTCTGATAAAAAATAAACCTATATTTTTTTATTTGAAAATTTCTAGAAATAAAAACTGTTCCAGTTTTTGTAATGTACCTGACCCCATGAAGGAGTTCAGCTATGAAAGGTAAAAAAATTCGCACAAATTAATCTGATTTCATGCCAATCTGCAATAAGTGTAGTAAAATAATATAAAAACTTATTCGCAGTGAGGTAAAAATGGGAAGAGAACAGGATCGTATAAATCGGAGAATAGAAAAAAATCCAGCGGCAGAATGTAATAAAATCCAAAAGAAGTATTTTCCTGAGTTGTTTCAGAAGTTTGCAGGGACGCTGGATCCTAGGCATCAAAGCTATATTGATTATTCCAATAAAGTAATGCTTGGAACTGTGTATTACAAAGGAATAGCTGGGCTTGTAAGCATGCAATCTATGACATATGAGTTTAATGATGACAAGGTGGTAAAAAACATTATGAACTTTCTTGGAGAAAGTGATAGGTCATATCTCCCACACGGAGTAACCGTAAATGAATATCTGGAGAAGTTGGCTACGTCTCAATTGCAGGAAATCCAGCAGTCCATGGTGTATAGTCTGATACGAAGAAAGACATTTGATGATGCCAGGTATCAGAAGAAATGGCTTTTGATTGTTGATGGGTCACAGTTATATTCCGGAAGTCGCCAGATCAATGAGCAATGCCTTGAAAGACATCACAATAAAGGAACAGTGGATGAAAAAGTCAGTTATCACAGCGATGTTCTAGAAGCAAAAATCGTTTTGGGAGAAAAACTGATTGTAAGTATAGCAAGTGAGTTTGTGGAGAATAATGGAGAAGACGCTCTGCGTCAAAAAAGTATGAGTGAGGAAGAGCGTAAACAGGACTGTGAAACTAAGGCGTTTCAAAGACTTGCAGCTAAGCTGAAAAAAAGATTTCCGCGCCTTCCAATAATATTGTTGGCGGATAGCCTGTATGCATCAGAAAAAGTTATGGAGATATGCAGAAAAAATCACTGGGATTTTATTATCAGGTATAAAACCGGGAGTATCCCAAGTATTGCCGCAGAATATGAAGCAATACCAGAGAAGGGAACATCAGGTCATGCGGAATATGTGAATGAAATAGATTACAAAGAAAAACCCGTAAATATGCTTAGATACTGGGAGGAAAAAGTAATAAAAGGGAAAAATGTATGGACAGAATTCCAGTGGCTGACCAGTCTTAGGATTACAGACAAAAATGCGGAAAATTTAGCGGCTGCGGGAAGAAAACGCTGGAAAATAGAAAATGAAGGCTTCAATCGTCAGAAAAACTGGCAGGGAAATATCACACATGTATGCAGCTGGAATGTCCAAGCGATGAAGAATCATTACCTGATGCTGCAGATATCTGATACAATCAAGCAACTGTATGAATGGTATTATTTGAAAGCCAATGATATAAAAAAGAAACAAAAAAATATATCCTCTGACCTGCTAGCAAGCTTTGGACAGCAACTAACAAGGGAAGATATATTTCAAGTTGATATGCATAGCATATCAACCGCCTAAAATGATTATATCAAAGGAAGTGATGTCTGCCAAGAGTAAATTTAACTTGAACAAAAAATTTATCCACAAGAAAAACAAATTGGTGTAGTGCCGGATATTTTTGTGGATAAGTATAAATCCAGAAAAAAGAATTGTGGATAACATGGCGTTTAAAGAAAATAAGTTGAATTTAGCAGACAGAAACAATTTCACCTTTCAAGGCTGGAAGGAGTTAAAAGTATTTGCGGTCTTGCTTTATATCAAATATAATATAAGGAAGCGTATAATTAATACGCAAGGACTACTAAAAAATTAATTATTTTGATTTGTTTTGGTAATGTATCTGGCATTCATTTATAATTAAATAACAAAAAATAGGGAGATAATAAAATGAAGAAGAAAAGAAAACTAACTGCTATTTGGATTGTAGGCATAATAATGGTATTAATAATAGGGAGCAGTTTATATAAAAACAGTTCTTCTTATATTAGTTCAAACAACTATTTATCAAGTAAGGAAGAAACAGAAAAAAGTGTCGATTCTAAGCAAAATGAAAATGATACTGAATATGGCAAGAGTTTTGATTTCGATAAATTTACAGGTAAGTGGTCTTTAATAGAGTTTACTTCGGATAAAGATACTAAGATAACTATAAATGACGGCACAAAAATTAGTAAAGGTATATTCTATATTGTAGTATTAGATTCAGATTATAATATAATAGCTAAGAAGAATGAATTAAAGGAAAATGGGGATATAGATTTTACTATACCTAAGAGTGGAAAATATATTATTAGAATTGTTGGGAAAAATGCAACGGGTAGTTTTAACATAAAAGTAAGTGCAAATAATAAGATAAGTCTTTCTCATAAAGATTTTTTTAATTAATGCGGTAATATGATAGAATGGTTTTAAGTAGTATTAAACTTGTTATATAGTTATCATCATTTTCCTGGGGGGGGATATTTATGTCTAATAAAACAACATTAAATATGAATCTTGACAGTGTTGATGCTATGATTATAACTGATAGCAATGGGAAAATAATGTATTCAATTAGATACAATCCAAGATTTTGTAATGAAAAAGGCAATATATATAAGGACATTATTAACAAAAATGTTCTGGAAGTTTATCCATCTCTAACACAAGATGAAAGCTCTATTTTTCAATGTATTAAAAATGCAACACCAGTATATAATGAAGGACAGAAATTTTATGATATTTATGGTAATCCATATTTTACTGAAAACCTTGCCATACCAATTATCAGAAGCGGTAAGTTAATGGGTGCCATTGAGCTGTCTAAGGATATAACAAGCATAAAGGATATTGAAATAAATAAATCAATGAATCATAAAGGGAAAAATAAATTCCTTAAAAAAACAACAACTAAATATTCTTTTGATGATATCATAACAGTCAACCATAAGATGAATGAAAATATTGAAAAGGCGAAGATAATTGCAAATTCACCGTCTTCTGTATTAGTTTATGGTGAAACAGGTACAGGGAAAGAATTATTTGTGCAATCCATACACAATTACTCTAATAGGTGTAATAAACCTTTTGTAGCTCAGAATTGTGCAGCTATTCCAGAAACATTATTTGAGTCAATTCTTTTTGGAACAACTGAAGGTGCATATACAGGGGCAATAAATAGGGCAGGCCTATTTGAACAGGCTGATGGAGGAACTCTTTTCCTGGATGAAATTAATTCCATGCCAATTCATTTGCAGGCGAAATTATTAAGAGTCCTGCAGGATTGCAGCATAAGAAGAGTGGGTGATACCAAGGATAAGAAGGTGGATGTTAGAATAATTGCTGCTATGAATGAAGAACCCTTAAAGGCCTTAGCCAGTAAACATATTAGAGAGGATTTGTTTTATAGGCTTGGAGTTGTAACATTTAAGCTTATACCGCTTCGAGAAAGAAAAGAGGACATACCATTATTAGTTAGATATTTTATTAAGTATTATAATGATTTATTTAATAAAAATATAAAAGGTATCACAGATAGCGTTAAGGATTTGTTTTTAAAATATGATTGGCCGGGAAATGTCAGGGAGCTTCAACATGTCATAGAGTCATCAATGAATTTAGTTTCAATTGGAAACATTGAGATATCACACTTACCCATCTATTTTTGCGATCTATCTAGTAAACATCAGGTTAAGACTAATTCTGAAGAAGTAATAAATTTAAGTGCAATGATGAATTCTTTTGAGAAAGATGCCATTAAAAAAGCTTTAAGTATAAGTGAAAGTAATATTTCTAAAGCAGCTGGTATATTGAAAATACCTAGACAAACACTTCAATATAAAATAAAAAAATATAAATTGGAATTAGATGACGAAAATTAGGCACTAATGTCTAAATTTCGGCGGATAAATCTTATATAATCCGGAAAAACTGCTCAATTTTGAGCAGTTTTTTATTATGAATAAAACATACAACCTGTAACCTTTGATATTCCAGGGATGTTGAAAGCTGGCATAGGTTTTGCTTCTAAAGTAATTGAAGGGTTGAAGTAATAATACCTTAATATACACAGAAAGGAGGAAAGATGGGAAACAAAATCATTTTATATAAATTATATTAATAAATTAATTAAAACCGGGGGGTATTAAAATGATAATTGGAGTTCCAAAAGAAATTAAAAATAGTGAATTCAGGGTTGCCATGACACCTGCTGGAGTTAGAGAATTTAAAAAGCATAATCATACTGTATTAATTGAACATGGAGCCGGGCTTGGAAGCAGCATAACTGATAAGGAATACAAGGATGCCGGGGCAGAATTAGTTGATAAGGATGAACTTTTTAAAAGGTCAGAAATGATTTATAAGGTAAAAGAAATTCTCCCTGAAGAATATAAGTATTTAAGAAAGGGGTTAGTTATCTTCACTTATATCCACTCAAATGCTCATGTAGAGGAAACTGATGCACTTCTAGAGAATAAAGTTGTTGGAATTGCATATGAGGATATTGAAGATGAAAATCATAAATTCCCATTGCTTAGACCAATGAGCGAAATAGCTGGAAAAGGCGGAGTTTTAGCAGCATGTCAGTTTATGCAGAAAATTCATGGCGGCAGAGGTTTACTGCTTTCAAAAGTTTATGGGGTTCCTACACCAGAAATTACTGTTATAGGAAGCGGATATGCAGGTATTGGAGCAGCTGAATTAGCAGCAGGCCTTGGGAATAAGGTTACATTACTTGATATTAATTTCGATAAAATGGAACAGGCAAAAGCTCTATTACCAGCAAATGTTGAGTTTTTGTATTCAAATGAGAGCAATATTATTCAGCGCTTGAAAAAAAGTGATGTTATAATAAATTGTGTACTATGGCCAAAATGGAGAAAAGATCATCTTATTTCAAGGGATATGTTAAAATATATGAAGTCAGGTTCAATGATTGTAGATGTTTCATGTGACGATGGCGGTGCTGTTGAAACATGCAGATCAACATCTTATGATAATCCAGTTTATTTTGAGGAAGGAATTATGCACTACTGCGTTGATAATATACCTTCATCATTTTCTAATACATCTACCTATGCATTAACAAGTGCAACATTGCCATATGCACTTGAGATAGCCAATAAAGGATATGATAAAGCATTAATTGAAAACGTTAAACTTAGGAGAGGTCTCACATGCTACTTTGGAGATTTGACTTTGAAAGAGACTGGAGTAAAACAGAACAGACCATATAAGGAACCTGAAGATGTTTTAAAGATCAATCAAAAATAAAAGTAGATATTTCCTCAATATATTGAAATGATTTCTGTAATAAATTCAGAATAGTAAGGAGGAACAATATGGAAGATAAGGGCCTAAAAAGAAACATTAAATTATTTGAGGCTATCCTTTTCGTAGTAGGATTTGTTATTGGCTCAGGAATATTTTTGAAACCTTCAGTTGTTTTGAAGAACACAGGATCTACAGGAGGAGCACTGGCTATTTGGATAATAGGCGGTATAATAACCATTTGTTCTGCATTAACAATTTCTGAAATAGCTGCATATATACCAAAGCTTGGTGGACTATACACCTATTTATCAGAATTGTATGGTGAAGTTTTCGGCTTTTTATACGGCTGGGTAGAAGCAATTATTGCAAGTCCAGGTGGAAGTGCTGCTATGGCTATTGCATTTGCTACATTTGCCACATTCTTTGTGCCATTAACACCTTCTCAGCAAAGGGCTTTAGCCATAATAATGATTATATTAATTGTAACAGCACAAATTATTTCAACAAAATTTGGGATATGGCTGCAATCCATATCAACCATTGGAAAATTAGTCCCAATAGCAGCTATTATTATATTTGGGTTAATAAATGGAACAGCACATGATATAAGTTTTGCTTCAATTGGTGTTACAAAAGGGTCTGGAATTGGTGTTGCTTTACTTGGTGTATTGTGGTCATATGACGGCTGGATAAATACATGTACTTTAGGAGCTGAAGTTGAAAAACCAGAAAAGAATTTACCCATTGCCATTGTTAGCGGAGTTCTTTTTGTAATGGTAGTATATGCATTATTTAATATAGCAATTTTTAATGTACTGCCGGCAGCCAAGGTTATGTCAGCTGATAAAATTGGAGTAGATGTATCAGTTAAGCTCTTCGGCAGCGGGGCTGCTGCTTTCATAACAGCTGGAATGATGATATCTATATTTGGAGCTTTGAATGCACAGATGACCTGCGGAACAAGAGTTGCACTTGCTATGGGGCAGAAAAAGGAGTTACCTGCTGGAAAAGTTTTGGGGGCAATAAATCCAAAATTAAGGACTCCAATGAATGCATTGATTTTCCAAGGTGTACTAGCCATTTTATTCATACTGTCCGGCACATTTAACTCATTAACTGACTTAACAATCTTTGTTATATGGATATTCTTTACTCTGGGTGTATTCGGGATATTTATATTAAGGAAGAAATACCCTAGAAAGCCCGGATTGTACAAAGTACCATTATATCCAATAGTACCTGTCATTGGAATAATTGGAGGATTATATTTAATGTACAGTACTATTAAGGATTCTTTTGGAGGGGCAATGCTAGGATTAGGCCTTACAGCAATTGGACTTCCAGTATATTATTACTGTAAAAAGAAAAAGAGACTAAATGTTAATGACTAGAGTTTAATGCACATCACTATACTTTTTGATACTATATATAAAAAAAGTGCCTACTTGTAAAAGATAGATAAGAATATTAGCATATAATTATATAATAGTAAAATAATTATTATAAGGATGTGTTTAATATGGAAAAACCAATAAATGAGAATTACAAACTTTTTATCGATGGCAAGTGGGTAGATGGAAAAGAAGGAAAGACTTTTAAAACCTACAACCCCGCTAATGGAGAACTTTTAGCTACCTGTGTAGAAGCTGGAAAAGAAGATGTGGATTATGCTGTAGCTTCTGCATGGAAAGCATTTGAAAGCTGGAAGAAAGTAAGCCCTAAGGATCGTGCAGCTATGTTACTTAAGATAGCAGATCTTATTGATGAAAATGCAGAGAAGCTTGCAATGGTAGAGACACTTGACAATGGAAAGCCTATCCGCGAGACAATTGGAATTGATATTCCTTTAAGTTCAGATCACTTCCGTTATTTTGCAAGTGCAATAAGAACAGAAGAAGGACAGGCAACTATGATTGACGATGACACTATGAGTATTATTCTAAGAGAACCTATTGGTGTAGTTGGACAGATTATTCCATGGAACTTCCCTATTCTTATGGGTGCATGGAAGATAGCACCTGCACTGGCAGCTGGTGATTGTATTGTTATAAAGCCATCTTCATCAACTCCATTAAGCATTCTGGAACTGGCAAAGTTATTTGAAAAAGTGCTGCCTGCAGGAGTTGTAAATGTGATTACCGGAAAAGGGTCAGTGGCAGGGCAGTATATGCTTGACCACGAAGGCTTTAGAAAATTAGCATTTACAGGCTCTACGGAAGTTGGTTATAGTGTAGCTGATGCTGCTGCTAAAAAATTGATTCCTGCAACTTTGGAGCTTGGTGGTAAGTCCGCCAATATATATTTCCCTGATGCTCCTTGGGAAAAGGCAATAGAAGGGCTTCAGA
This window harbors:
- the ald gene encoding alanine dehydrogenase codes for the protein MIIGVPKEIKNSEFRVAMTPAGVREFKKHNHTVLIEHGAGLGSSITDKEYKDAGAELVDKDELFKRSEMIYKVKEILPEEYKYLRKGLVIFTYIHSNAHVEETDALLENKVVGIAYEDIEDENHKFPLLRPMSEIAGKGGVLAACQFMQKIHGGRGLLLSKVYGVPTPEITVIGSGYAGIGAAELAAGLGNKVTLLDINFDKMEQAKALLPANVEFLYSNESNIIQRLKKSDVIINCVLWPKWRKDHLISRDMLKYMKSGSMIVDVSCDDGGAVETCRSTSYDNPVYFEEGIMHYCVDNIPSSFSNTSTYALTSATLPYALEIANKGYDKALIENVKLRRGLTCYFGDLTLKETGVKQNRPYKEPEDVLKINQK
- a CDS encoding sigma 54-interacting transcriptional regulator; this encodes MSNKTTLNMNLDSVDAMIITDSNGKIMYSIRYNPRFCNEKGNIYKDIINKNVLEVYPSLTQDESSIFQCIKNATPVYNEGQKFYDIYGNPYFTENLAIPIIRSGKLMGAIELSKDITSIKDIEINKSMNHKGKNKFLKKTTTKYSFDDIITVNHKMNENIEKAKIIANSPSSVLVYGETGTGKELFVQSIHNYSNRCNKPFVAQNCAAIPETLFESILFGTTEGAYTGAINRAGLFEQADGGTLFLDEINSMPIHLQAKLLRVLQDCSIRRVGDTKDKKVDVRIIAAMNEEPLKALASKHIREDLFYRLGVVTFKLIPLRERKEDIPLLVRYFIKYYNDLFNKNIKGITDSVKDLFLKYDWPGNVRELQHVIESSMNLVSIGNIEISHLPIYFCDLSSKHQVKTNSEEVINLSAMMNSFEKDAIKKALSISESNISKAAGILKIPRQTLQYKIKKYKLELDDEN
- a CDS encoding transcriptional regulator, translated to MRFLTFEKASDLIKQYPSCDELIYWISVVLRIYLLEPQIEGKDKYERKIIAWLELVAASNKEKTASMAKLELSAMYRAKKEYEKAQEVLDKIPEVEVNKKIQQTLLLESSGKIDEAYGIYEENLWKNAHETFAVLSFIINLLYKEKKFSEAEEYIKCAKKVIEVFDFGAYHKYQLDLSLAKEKQDKEKTIEMIINMVNEASSMDDAMKSKLYKHMKFNVTHSISKDKYERLVKGAIKKDKTLDFVKNDSRIKSLLE
- a CDS encoding aldehyde dehydrogenase family protein — encoded protein: MEKPINENYKLFIDGKWVDGKEGKTFKTYNPANGELLATCVEAGKEDVDYAVASAWKAFESWKKVSPKDRAAMLLKIADLIDENAEKLAMVETLDNGKPIRETIGIDIPLSSDHFRYFASAIRTEEGQATMIDDDTMSIILREPIGVVGQIIPWNFPILMGAWKIAPALAAGDCIVIKPSSSTPLSILELAKLFEKVLPAGVVNVITGKGSVAGQYMLDHEGFRKLAFTGSTEVGYSVADAAAKKLIPATLELGGKSANIYFPDAPWEKAIEGLQMGILFNQGQVCSAGSRVFVHEDIYDKFLSEAVKAFEKVKVGLPWEKDTLMGAQINERQLDKILKYVDIGVKEGAKLVTGGYRITENGLDKGVFMKPTILADVDNKMRVAQEEIFGPVVTIIKFKTEEEVIKMANDSQYGLGGAVWTKDINRAFRVARGVETGRMWINNYNNLPAHAPFGGYKKSGIGRETHKMILDSYSQKKNIFISLTDKKFGLY
- a CDS encoding amino acid permease, with product MEDKGLKRNIKLFEAILFVVGFVIGSGIFLKPSVVLKNTGSTGGALAIWIIGGIITICSALTISEIAAYIPKLGGLYTYLSELYGEVFGFLYGWVEAIIASPGGSAAMAIAFATFATFFVPLTPSQQRALAIIMIILIVTAQIISTKFGIWLQSISTIGKLVPIAAIIIFGLINGTAHDISFASIGVTKGSGIGVALLGVLWSYDGWINTCTLGAEVEKPEKNLPIAIVSGVLFVMVVYALFNIAIFNVLPAAKVMSADKIGVDVSVKLFGSGAAAFITAGMMISIFGALNAQMTCGTRVALAMGQKKELPAGKVLGAINPKLRTPMNALIFQGVLAILFILSGTFNSLTDLTIFVIWIFFTLGVFGIFILRKKYPRKPGLYKVPLYPIVPVIGIIGGLYLMYSTIKDSFGGAMLGLGLTAIGLPVYYYCKKKKRLNVND
- a CDS encoding transposase; the protein is MGREQDRINRRIEKNPAAECNKIQKKYFPELFQKFAGTLDPRHQSYIDYSNKVMLGTVYYKGIAGLVSMQSMTYEFNDDKVVKNIMNFLGESDRSYLPHGVTVNEYLEKLATSQLQEIQQSMVYSLIRRKTFDDARYQKKWLLIVDGSQLYSGSRQINEQCLERHHNKGTVDEKVSYHSDVLEAKIVLGEKLIVSIASEFVENNGEDALRQKSMSEEERKQDCETKAFQRLAAKLKKRFPRLPIILLADSLYASEKVMEICRKNHWDFIIRYKTGSIPSIAAEYEAIPEKGTSGHAEYVNEIDYKEKPVNMLRYWEEKVIKGKNVWTEFQWLTSLRITDKNAENLAAAGRKRWKIENEGFNRQKNWQGNITHVCSWNVQAMKNHYLMLQISDTIKQLYEWYYLKANDIKKKQKNISSDLLASFGQQLTREDIFQVDMHSISTA